From a region of the Aeoliella mucimassa genome:
- a CDS encoding DUF1338 domain-containing protein, giving the protein MTPEEFFSSLWTDYVAMAPQAQQIRQAFESQGETVSNDHVAFRTLGLEPIGIERLEPHVLALGYRQLEPYEFPSKKLRAYGYVSDAPDAPRIFLSELKVEELSAEAGEILRRCASQVDATKVESPEVLWSGRLWDPVTWDEYQLLASESEYAAWVATLGLRPNHFTINVNQLTQTTEIEEVLQVVEGLGYAVNDSGGRVKGSPAQLLEQGSTMADRMQVDFAGGEQHEVPTCYYEFAKRYPDSTGKLFPGFVATSADKIFESTDNK; this is encoded by the coding sequence ATGACCCCCGAGGAATTCTTCTCTTCACTGTGGACCGACTACGTCGCCATGGCGCCTCAAGCTCAGCAAATACGCCAGGCTTTTGAGTCACAGGGCGAGACGGTTTCGAACGATCATGTTGCTTTCCGTACGCTAGGGCTCGAGCCGATTGGCATCGAACGCTTGGAGCCTCACGTGCTTGCGCTCGGGTATCGTCAGTTGGAGCCTTATGAGTTTCCCTCGAAGAAATTGCGTGCTTATGGCTACGTGAGCGATGCACCCGATGCTCCTCGTATCTTTCTCTCCGAGCTGAAAGTCGAAGAGCTGAGCGCCGAAGCTGGCGAAATCCTCCGGCGATGCGCTTCGCAAGTCGACGCAACCAAGGTGGAATCGCCCGAGGTGTTGTGGAGCGGGCGTTTGTGGGACCCGGTAACTTGGGACGAATACCAATTGCTCGCGAGCGAGAGTGAGTACGCAGCCTGGGTGGCCACGTTGGGTTTGCGGCCGAATCACTTTACGATCAACGTTAACCAGCTGACGCAAACTACCGAAATCGAAGAAGTGCTGCAGGTGGTGGAAGGTCTTGGCTACGCGGTAAACGACTCGGGCGGCCGCGTGAAAGGCTCGCCAGCGCAGCTCCTGGAGCAAGGATCGACGATGGCCGACCGCATGCAGGTCGACTTCGCCGGCGGCGAGCAGCACGAAGTACCAACTTGTTACTACGAGTTTGCCAAGCGATATCCCGACAGCACCGGTAAGCTGTTTCCCGGTTTTGTTGCGACGAGTGCCGACAAGATTTTCGAGTCGACCGACAATAAGTAG
- the clpB gene encoding ATP-dependent chaperone ClpB, translated as MAFRFDKLTLKAQEAVQRAQELAADAGNPQIEPLHLLSALIAETEGIVRPVLAKMNANVGQLQSMITSELSRLPKSSGGSPPSVGAELTRVLESAQAEAEAMKDEFVSTEHLLLALAKTKSKASATLELNAITEKDLLAAMQQVRGSARVTDQEPEGKFQALEKYGIDLVERAQQGKLDPVIGRDNEIRRVIQVLSRRRKNNPVLIGEPGVGKTAIAEGLALRIVQGDVPESLKGRRVVALDMGALVAGAKYRGEFEERLKAVLREVEDSAGSVIMFIDELHTVVGAGAAEGSGDAANLLKPALARGELRCIGATTLDEYRKYIEKDAALERRFQPVFVGEPSVDDTLAILRGLKPRYEAHHQGVKVKDSALVAAAELSDRYIADRHLPDKAIDLVDEAMSRLAMELQSVPQEIDEVQRKITQLELAARQLAEETEEHAQGRLKEINAEMETLRHQLASLREQWEAEKLGVGDVASVRQQLEEAKLAFEHQYTAVQEKQSSGHRPDEADYQKLSQLDQSRAKLEKQLAEIEARQDEAESEPHSSKRKLLRQEVGPDEIAEVVSAWTGIPVNRMMETERAKLLVLEERLHQRVVGQHTAVEAVANAVRRSRSGLQDPNRPIGSFLFCGPTGVGKTELCKALAQVMFDDENAMVRLDMSEFMEKHTVSRLIGAPPGYVGYEEGGKLTEAVRRRPYCVVLLDEIEKAHRDVFNILLQVLDDGRLTDNHGHTVDFTNTIIVMTSNVGSQMIQELASGGGSTEEMHRAVTDALSARFLPEFLNRIDETIVFEPLGRDEIRHIVDLQVSHLERLLNKQGLELVVTDAARQEIANRGYDPMYGARPLKRVVQQQLQNPLATELLKGEFPEGATVEIGYDDPAFTFTRS; from the coding sequence ATGGCTTTTCGATTCGATAAACTGACCCTCAAAGCTCAAGAAGCGGTGCAGCGTGCGCAGGAACTTGCTGCCGACGCAGGCAATCCGCAGATCGAGCCTTTGCATTTGCTCTCGGCCTTAATCGCCGAGACCGAAGGTATCGTCCGCCCGGTGTTGGCCAAGATGAACGCCAACGTAGGGCAGTTGCAGTCGATGATCACCTCGGAGCTTAGCCGACTGCCGAAGTCGTCGGGCGGGTCGCCGCCGAGCGTGGGGGCGGAGCTGACGCGCGTGCTCGAGTCCGCCCAGGCGGAAGCCGAAGCGATGAAGGACGAGTTTGTCTCGACCGAGCATCTGCTTCTGGCGCTGGCCAAAACCAAGTCGAAGGCTTCGGCCACGCTCGAACTGAACGCGATTACCGAGAAAGATCTGCTTGCAGCCATGCAGCAAGTCCGCGGTTCCGCCCGGGTGACCGACCAGGAGCCCGAGGGCAAGTTCCAGGCGCTCGAAAAATATGGCATCGATCTGGTGGAACGCGCGCAGCAAGGCAAGCTCGATCCGGTGATCGGCCGCGATAACGAGATTCGCCGGGTGATTCAGGTGCTTTCCCGCCGACGGAAAAACAACCCGGTGCTCATCGGCGAGCCTGGCGTTGGTAAGACCGCCATTGCCGAAGGGCTCGCGCTGCGCATCGTGCAAGGCGACGTGCCCGAAAGCCTGAAGGGCCGCCGAGTGGTCGCGCTCGACATGGGCGCGCTCGTTGCAGGTGCCAAGTACCGCGGTGAGTTCGAAGAGCGTCTCAAGGCGGTGCTTCGCGAAGTGGAAGACTCAGCCGGCAGCGTCATCATGTTCATCGACGAGCTGCACACGGTGGTCGGCGCCGGGGCGGCCGAAGGCTCGGGCGACGCCGCCAACCTGCTCAAACCAGCCCTCGCCCGCGGCGAGCTGCGGTGCATCGGGGCGACGACGCTCGACGAGTATCGCAAATACATCGAGAAGGACGCCGCACTTGAGCGGCGATTCCAGCCGGTGTTCGTCGGCGAGCCAAGCGTCGACGATACACTTGCGATCCTCCGCGGTTTGAAGCCTCGCTACGAAGCTCATCATCAAGGCGTAAAGGTCAAAGACTCCGCCCTGGTGGCCGCGGCCGAGTTGTCGGATCGCTACATTGCCGACCGACATCTGCCTGACAAAGCGATCGACCTGGTCGACGAAGCGATGAGCCGTCTGGCGATGGAACTGCAGAGCGTGCCGCAGGAAATCGACGAGGTGCAGCGCAAGATCACCCAACTCGAACTCGCCGCCCGACAACTGGCGGAAGAGACCGAGGAGCATGCGCAAGGTCGGCTGAAAGAAATTAACGCCGAGATGGAAACCTTGCGGCATCAACTCGCCAGCCTTCGCGAACAATGGGAAGCCGAAAAGCTTGGCGTCGGCGACGTCGCCAGCGTGCGGCAGCAACTCGAGGAAGCCAAGCTGGCGTTCGAGCATCAGTACACGGCCGTGCAAGAGAAACAATCGAGCGGCCACCGCCCCGACGAGGCCGACTACCAGAAACTGTCGCAGCTCGATCAATCGCGGGCAAAGCTCGAAAAGCAACTGGCCGAAATCGAAGCTCGGCAAGACGAAGCGGAAAGCGAACCGCACAGCTCCAAACGCAAACTCCTGCGGCAAGAAGTCGGTCCCGACGAAATTGCCGAAGTGGTGAGCGCCTGGACTGGTATTCCGGTGAATCGCATGATGGAGACCGAGCGGGCGAAGCTGCTGGTACTCGAAGAGCGACTGCATCAACGCGTGGTCGGACAGCATACCGCGGTAGAAGCCGTGGCGAACGCGGTGCGTCGTAGTCGCAGCGGACTACAGGATCCGAACCGGCCAATTGGTTCGTTCCTGTTCTGCGGGCCTACCGGCGTCGGCAAGACCGAACTTTGCAAAGCACTCGCGCAAGTGATGTTCGACGACGAGAACGCGATGGTGCGACTCGACATGAGTGAGTTCATGGAGAAGCACACCGTGAGTCGGCTGATCGGTGCTCCTCCCGGATACGTTGGCTACGAAGAAGGTGGCAAGCTCACCGAAGCGGTCCGCCGGCGTCCGTACTGCGTAGTGCTGCTCGACGAAATCGAGAAGGCCCACCGCGACGTGTTCAACATCCTACTGCAGGTGCTCGACGATGGCCGACTGACCGATAACCACGGACACACGGTCGACTTCACGAACACAATCATCGTGATGACCTCGAACGTGGGCAGCCAGATGATTCAGGAACTGGCCAGCGGAGGAGGCTCGACCGAAGAGATGCACCGCGCGGTGACCGACGCCCTGTCGGCGAGGTTCCTGCCGGAGTTCTTGAACCGTATCGACGAGACGATTGTGTTCGAACCGCTCGGGCGGGACGAGATCCGCCATATCGTCGATCTGCAGGTATCGCACTTGGAGCGACTGCTCAACAAGCAAGGCCTGGAGCTCGTGGTGACCGACGCCGCGCGGCAAGAGATTGCCAACCGGGGTTACGACCCCATGTACGGCGCACGACCGCTCAAGCGTGTGGTGCAGCAACAGCTGCAAAACCCGCTGGCGACGGAACTACTGAAGGGAGAGTTCCCCGAAGGTGCCACCGTGGAGATCGGCTACGACGATCCGGCGTTCACTTTCACGAGAAGTTAA
- a CDS encoding saccharopine dehydrogenase family protein, protein MPERKKIGILGAGKIGRAIARLLHHSDDYDVLVGDVSQVALDSLAAVTPVATKLVEVSDSEQVKAFSEGLDAVVSACSFDVNEGIARVALEVGASYFDLTEDVATTAAVRSVAEQAADGQIFMPQCGLAPGFIGILAYDLCQHFDKLDRVKMRVGALPLYPDNMLKYNLTWSTDGLINEYCNPCEAIREGIQVQLQPLEGLEQFALDGVDYEAFNTSGGLGTLCETLAGEVHELDYKTVRYVGHRYLMSFLLSGLRFHNQRGLLKELLEASVPCTHQDVVLVFSTVTGWKNGEYKQLSDARKVYHGDIHGIEASSIQITTATSLCAVVDLWRDGKLPKSGFVRQEDVRLPDFLKNRFGAPYASATQVRAPIASDPRPELQP, encoded by the coding sequence TTGCCAGAGAGAAAGAAAATCGGCATCCTTGGTGCTGGCAAAATTGGTCGGGCGATCGCTAGGTTATTGCACCATTCGGACGATTACGACGTGCTGGTCGGCGACGTTTCGCAAGTAGCGCTCGATTCGCTTGCTGCGGTAACTCCGGTTGCCACGAAACTGGTCGAGGTCTCCGATAGCGAGCAAGTCAAAGCGTTTAGCGAAGGGTTAGACGCGGTGGTTTCGGCCTGCTCGTTCGACGTGAACGAAGGCATCGCCCGCGTGGCCCTCGAGGTCGGTGCGAGCTACTTCGACCTGACCGAAGACGTAGCGACCACTGCTGCTGTGCGTTCGGTGGCCGAGCAAGCAGCCGACGGGCAGATCTTCATGCCGCAGTGTGGTCTCGCCCCGGGATTCATCGGCATTCTCGCCTACGATCTGTGTCAGCACTTCGACAAGCTCGACCGCGTGAAGATGCGTGTCGGCGCGCTGCCTTTGTACCCTGATAACATGCTCAAGTACAACTTGACCTGGTCGACCGATGGCCTGATCAACGAGTACTGCAATCCCTGCGAAGCCATTCGTGAGGGCATTCAGGTGCAGCTGCAACCGCTTGAAGGCCTGGAACAGTTCGCCCTCGACGGCGTCGACTACGAGGCGTTCAACACCTCTGGTGGTCTCGGCACTTTATGCGAAACCCTGGCCGGCGAAGTGCACGAACTCGACTACAAGACAGTTCGCTACGTGGGGCATCGTTACCTGATGAGCTTCCTGCTCTCGGGGTTGCGATTCCACAACCAACGTGGTCTGCTTAAGGAGTTGCTGGAAGCTTCGGTGCCATGCACGCATCAAGACGTTGTGCTGGTGTTCAGTACGGTTACCGGTTGGAAGAACGGCGAATACAAGCAGTTGTCAGATGCTCGTAAGGTGTACCATGGCGATATCCATGGAATCGAAGCCAGTAGCATTCAGATTACCACTGCGACGTCGTTGTGTGCGGTGGTCGACCTGTGGCGCGACGGTAAACTGCCCAAATCGGGTTTTGTTCGCCAGGAGGATGTTCGCTTGCCCGACTTCCTGAAGAACCGTTTCGGTGCGCCGTACGCTTCGGCCACCCAGGTTCGCGCCCCGATCGCCAGCGACCCCCGACCCGAACTGCAACCGTAG
- a CDS encoding DUF6800 family protein → MPGSERQREIRRRRKRREGLTKLKSRLSKASPSEKAEIARKLRGMTPGAEVLIEDWKLEETDR, encoded by the coding sequence ATGCCTGGTAGTGAACGTCAACGCGAGATTCGTCGTCGCCGCAAGCGTCGCGAAGGTCTCACCAAACTCAAGTCGCGTCTTTCAAAGGCTTCTCCTAGCGAGAAAGCTGAGATCGCCCGCAAGCTTCGGGGAATGACTCCCGGTGCCGAGGTGTTGATCGAAGACTGGAAGCTTGAGGAAACCGATCGCTAA
- a CDS encoding (Fe-S)-binding protein yields MNVGLFIPCYIDQFYPRVGLATVDLLERFGATVDYPEQQTCCGQPMANTGCQDDARVVAEHFLQTFKDYEYVVAPSGSCVAMVRHHYAGLFGTDARVEAMAKKTFELCEFLTDVVGVEQVEGEFPFRVGLHNACHGLRELRLGNPSEHMAQPFNKVASLLAGLRGLELVELSRSDDCCGFGGTFAVSEEAVSCQMGNDRLADHESAGTQVLASADMSCLMHLGGLARRQNKPLAVMHVAEILAGYEVPQPSPARS; encoded by the coding sequence GTGAACGTCGGACTCTTCATTCCCTGCTATATCGACCAGTTCTATCCCCGCGTGGGATTGGCCACCGTAGATCTACTTGAGCGGTTTGGGGCTACGGTCGACTATCCAGAACAACAGACTTGTTGTGGTCAGCCGATGGCCAACACCGGCTGTCAGGACGATGCGAGAGTCGTTGCCGAGCACTTCCTGCAAACGTTTAAGGACTACGAATACGTGGTCGCACCCAGTGGTTCTTGCGTCGCGATGGTTCGCCATCATTACGCGGGGCTGTTTGGCACCGATGCGCGCGTGGAAGCCATGGCGAAGAAGACCTTCGAGCTGTGCGAGTTCCTAACCGATGTGGTCGGCGTGGAACAGGTTGAAGGGGAGTTTCCCTTTCGCGTTGGCTTGCACAATGCTTGCCATGGACTGCGGGAGCTGCGTCTGGGGAATCCCAGCGAACACATGGCCCAGCCGTTTAATAAAGTCGCCTCGCTACTCGCCGGCCTGCGAGGTCTGGAGCTGGTGGAGCTGTCGCGTTCCGACGATTGTTGTGGCTTCGGCGGCACGTTTGCTGTTTCGGAAGAAGCGGTGAGTTGCCAGATGGGCAACGATCGACTGGCCGATCACGAATCGGCTGGTACCCAGGTGTTGGCCTCGGCCGATATGTCGTGCTTGATGCACTTGGGGGGACTCGCCCGTCGGCAGAACAAACCGCTGGCCGTGATGCATGTGGCCGAAATCCTAGCCGGCTACGAAGTGCCACAGCCATCGCCCGCCCGTTCGTAG
- a CDS encoding type II toxin-antitoxin system RelE/ParE family toxin — MVRVVITQSAARDIQAAYDWWSEHRSKEQANRWYLEIFERIASLKESATRYPAIQEEGLRELGLRQLLFGIGRRPTHRIILAINDQQVTVLRVRHVAQQDLESDEF, encoded by the coding sequence ATGGTTCGTGTCGTCATAACCCAGTCGGCTGCCCGTGACATCCAAGCCGCGTACGACTGGTGGAGTGAGCATCGCTCCAAAGAACAAGCTAACCGCTGGTACCTTGAGATCTTCGAGCGAATCGCTTCTTTGAAAGAAAGTGCAACTCGCTACCCAGCAATACAAGAAGAAGGGTTACGTGAACTGGGACTTCGACAACTCTTGTTTGGAATTGGTCGTCGCCCCACCCATCGAATCATACTCGCCATTAACGATCAACAAGTCACCGTCTTAAGGGTGCGACACGTCGCCCAGCAGGATCTGGAGAGTGACGAGTTCTGA
- a CDS encoding LutC/YkgG family protein translates to MSSSRKHILQQVKANRAAEFELPSLDQDWQTFGDPLERFCEVLTSTGGNSLRVNDLASANEWFEQRISGNADSQTISLVEGVGRSTLELDQLETPQELSGLDWAILPAEFGVAENGALWVTDINAKHRAVYYLCEHLVLVLPASQVVHNMPQAYERLAGFATDDTPPFGCFIAGPSKTADIEQSLVIGAQGPRSLDVLLIV, encoded by the coding sequence ATGAGTTCTTCTCGCAAGCATATTCTCCAGCAAGTTAAAGCGAACCGCGCTGCGGAATTCGAACTACCCTCACTCGATCAAGACTGGCAGACGTTCGGCGATCCGCTTGAACGATTCTGCGAAGTGCTTACCTCGACCGGTGGCAATAGCCTGCGAGTGAACGATTTGGCTTCAGCCAACGAGTGGTTCGAGCAGCGCATTTCGGGGAACGCGGATTCCCAGACCATTTCGCTCGTCGAAGGAGTCGGCCGCTCGACGCTCGAACTCGACCAGCTTGAGACCCCTCAAGAACTCTCCGGACTGGATTGGGCGATTCTCCCAGCGGAGTTCGGTGTCGCCGAAAACGGCGCTCTGTGGGTTACCGACATCAACGCCAAACACCGAGCGGTTTATTATCTCTGCGAGCACCTGGTGCTAGTACTGCCCGCAAGCCAGGTGGTTCACAATATGCCGCAAGCGTACGAGCGGTTGGCCGGTTTTGCCACCGACGATACGCCGCCGTTTGGCTGCTTTATTGCGGGCCCTTCGAAAACGGCCGACATCGAACAATCGCTCGTCATCGGTGCCCAGGGGCCAAGATCGCTCGATGTCTTGCTCATAGTGTAG
- a CDS encoding peroxiredoxin-like family protein translates to MKLKTRTLTLPALLLSALAVPAFAEDQPAAADEPTKTLAEQLEETNKKSVDRLPEATRMKFKQAIDEVRESKIEKTAKQVGDQAPDGTLAGWDGEEVTLSELWKEQPIVLMWYRGGWCPYCNLQLKAMEESLGELEGAGARLVVLSPELPENAKQTAEANELTFKVLHDSQSELAHKYGIVFPLSDLITGIYRDRLKLPAVNGYDTMELPLAATYIVDRQGVIRYAFLDADYKKRAEPAEIIKAVKTLDNE, encoded by the coding sequence ATGAAATTGAAAACACGAACCCTGACGCTCCCTGCCCTGCTGCTGTCGGCCCTGGCAGTGCCCGCTTTTGCCGAAGACCAGCCTGCTGCTGCCGACGAGCCGACCAAGACGCTGGCCGAACAACTGGAAGAGACAAACAAGAAGTCGGTCGATCGGCTACCAGAAGCAACCCGCATGAAGTTCAAGCAGGCCATCGATGAGGTTCGCGAGAGCAAGATCGAGAAGACCGCCAAGCAGGTCGGCGACCAGGCCCCCGATGGAACACTAGCGGGCTGGGATGGCGAAGAGGTCACACTGAGCGAACTCTGGAAAGAGCAGCCGATCGTGCTGATGTGGTACCGGGGCGGTTGGTGCCCTTACTGCAACTTGCAGCTCAAGGCGATGGAAGAATCGCTCGGCGAACTGGAAGGAGCCGGCGCCCGACTCGTGGTGTTGAGCCCCGAGCTGCCTGAGAACGCTAAACAAACCGCCGAAGCGAACGAGCTGACCTTCAAAGTGCTGCACGACAGCCAAAGCGAGCTGGCCCACAAGTACGGCATCGTCTTTCCGCTCTCCGATCTGATCACGGGCATTTATCGCGATCGACTGAAGCTTCCCGCTGTGAATGGCTACGACACAATGGAGCTTCCGCTCGCAGCGACCTACATTGTCGACCGACAAGGCGTAATTCGTTATGCTTTCCTGGACGCCGACTACAAGAAGCGAGCCGAGCCGGCAGAGATCATTAAGGCCGTAAAGACACTCGACAACGAATAA
- a CDS encoding lactate utilization protein B — MSHATAAREFIADSQRTKWHDETIWFVRHKRDLAAASVPEWELLRSTASAIKRHTLSRLDEYLEQFEQNAIRHGIKVHWARDAAEHNEIVLKLLKEKGVTNIVKSKSMLTEECGLNPYLEAAGIEVVDTDLGERIVQMRKEHPSHIVLPAIHIKKEEVGELFHEQLGTEAGAADPNYLTEAARNHLRDKLLNAGAGLTGVNFAIAETGGIVVCTNEGNADLGTALPPIHIASMGIEKLIPRLEHLGVFLRLLARSATGQPITAYSSHFHRPREGQEMHIILVDNGRSGILADEDFNRSLNCIRCGACLNTCPVYRRSGGHSYHATVPGPIGSVINPVRDPAKFESLPFACSLCGSCSEVCPVKIPLHHQLYALRGVIAERGLLPLSKRAPLWFATAVFRRPWLYRAGGRMARMVLRCLPRALVYNRLNPWGRQRELPVVPEQSFRRAYADRQAKRSK, encoded by the coding sequence ATGTCTCACGCCACTGCCGCACGAGAGTTCATCGCCGATTCCCAGCGAACCAAGTGGCACGACGAAACCATTTGGTTTGTCCGCCATAAACGCGATCTCGCCGCTGCCAGCGTGCCTGAGTGGGAACTCCTGCGTAGCACGGCCTCGGCCATCAAGCGTCATACTCTCTCGCGGTTGGATGAATACCTGGAGCAGTTCGAGCAAAACGCGATTCGGCATGGCATCAAGGTGCATTGGGCCCGCGATGCGGCGGAGCACAACGAGATTGTGCTGAAGCTGCTCAAGGAGAAAGGCGTCACGAACATCGTCAAGAGCAAGTCGATGCTCACCGAAGAGTGCGGCTTGAATCCTTACCTCGAAGCTGCCGGCATCGAAGTCGTCGATACCGACCTTGGCGAACGCATCGTGCAGATGCGAAAAGAGCACCCGAGCCATATCGTGCTGCCGGCGATTCATATCAAGAAGGAAGAGGTCGGCGAGCTGTTCCACGAGCAACTCGGAACCGAAGCTGGAGCGGCCGATCCCAACTACCTGACCGAAGCGGCCCGCAATCATCTGCGCGACAAGCTGCTAAACGCTGGCGCTGGACTCACGGGGGTGAATTTTGCCATTGCCGAAACCGGTGGCATTGTGGTTTGCACCAACGAAGGCAATGCCGACCTGGGTACCGCGCTCCCTCCCATTCATATTGCTTCGATGGGTATCGAGAAGCTGATTCCGCGCCTGGAGCACCTCGGCGTGTTCCTGCGGCTATTGGCCCGTTCGGCCACCGGTCAGCCGATCACTGCTTACTCCTCGCACTTTCACCGCCCGCGTGAAGGTCAGGAGATGCACATCATTCTGGTCGACAACGGACGTAGCGGCATCCTGGCCGACGAAGACTTCAATCGCTCACTCAATTGCATTCGCTGTGGAGCTTGCTTGAATACGTGCCCGGTGTATCGCCGGAGCGGTGGGCACAGCTACCACGCGACCGTGCCTGGGCCGATTGGTTCGGTGATCAATCCGGTCCGCGACCCGGCGAAGTTCGAGAGTTTGCCGTTTGCGTGTAGCTTGTGCGGGTCCTGCTCGGAAGTCTGCCCGGTGAAGATTCCGTTGCACCATCAGCTCTACGCCTTGCGTGGAGTGATCGCCGAACGCGGGCTGCTGCCATTGAGCAAGCGGGCGCCGTTGTGGTTTGCCACCGCGGTGTTTCGCCGGCCATGGCTGTACCGGGCAGGGGGGCGGATGGCTCGCATGGTACTCCGCTGTTTGCCGCGAGCACTCGTTTACAATCGGCTAAATCCATGGGGCCGTCAGCGGGAGCTGCCGGTCGTGCCCGAACAATCCTTCCGCCGAGCCTACGCGGATCGCCAGGCAAAGCGATCAAAGTAA
- the amaB gene encoding L-piperidine-6-carboxylate dehydrogenase, whose amino-acid sequence MQLPEHILPPADGDTFSGLWALDPYPRGAAGEVFSPCSPIDGKPTCQIRAATAPQVGDAVMAAEHAFRQWRTVPAPRRGELVRLIGDLVRENKSKLAELITLEAGKIRPEAEGEIQEWIDVCEFAVGLSRQLHGLTIATERPEHSLIEQWHPLGPVGVISAFNFPAAVWAWNAMIGLVCGDPIVWKPSEQTPLIALACNQIVTLAAARFGSDAPSGLSTVVIGGADVGAALASDPRVPLVSATGSVPMGRSVAQVVASRLGRSLLELGGNNGMIVTPSADLDMAIRAITFAAVGTCGQRCTSLRRLFVHESVYDELVERLQKAYSSLPIGDPREDGTLVGPLVDEASFDKMQASLAAAHDEGGHLLCGGDRVFDDVPEGGVYVQPAIVRLPRQTPIMHEETFAPLMYMVAYENFDDAIEMHNAVPQGLSSAIFTNDMREAHKFIGPAGSDCGLAGVNIGTSGAEIGGAFGGEKETGGGRESGSDSWKQYMRRTTCTINYGTALPLAQGIRFGD is encoded by the coding sequence ATGCAACTGCCCGAGCATATCTTGCCCCCCGCCGATGGCGATACGTTCTCCGGCCTGTGGGCCCTCGACCCGTACCCTCGCGGCGCGGCCGGCGAGGTGTTTTCGCCTTGTTCGCCGATTGATGGAAAGCCAACGTGCCAGATTCGCGCCGCAACTGCCCCGCAGGTGGGCGACGCGGTGATGGCGGCCGAGCATGCCTTTCGCCAGTGGCGCACCGTGCCGGCTCCTCGCCGAGGTGAGTTGGTACGACTAATCGGCGATCTCGTTCGCGAGAACAAGTCGAAGCTGGCCGAATTGATCACGCTGGAAGCTGGCAAGATTCGCCCTGAAGCGGAAGGTGAGATCCAGGAATGGATTGACGTCTGCGAATTCGCGGTCGGACTCTCGCGGCAGTTACATGGTCTGACCATCGCGACCGAAAGGCCCGAGCACAGTTTGATCGAGCAATGGCATCCCCTCGGTCCGGTTGGCGTGATTTCGGCGTTCAACTTCCCCGCTGCAGTGTGGGCGTGGAACGCCATGATCGGCCTGGTTTGTGGCGACCCCATCGTCTGGAAACCGTCCGAGCAAACCCCGCTCATCGCCCTGGCGTGCAACCAGATCGTTACCCTCGCGGCAGCCCGGTTCGGGAGCGACGCTCCTAGCGGACTGTCCACCGTGGTGATCGGCGGAGCCGATGTCGGCGCGGCCTTGGCCAGCGACCCGCGAGTGCCGTTGGTTTCTGCCACTGGTTCGGTGCCGATGGGACGCTCGGTAGCGCAAGTGGTCGCCAGTCGGTTAGGACGCAGCCTGCTCGAACTCGGCGGCAACAACGGCATGATCGTTACCCCATCGGCCGATCTCGATATGGCGATTCGGGCGATCACGTTCGCAGCCGTTGGTACGTGTGGTCAACGCTGCACCAGCTTGCGGCGATTGTTCGTGCACGAGTCGGTGTACGACGAACTCGTCGAGCGACTGCAGAAGGCTTACTCGTCACTGCCGATCGGCGACCCGCGCGAGGATGGCACGCTGGTCGGTCCACTCGTAGATGAAGCTTCGTTCGACAAAATGCAGGCCAGCCTGGCGGCGGCTCACGACGAAGGTGGTCACCTGCTCTGCGGCGGCGATCGTGTGTTCGACGACGTACCCGAAGGGGGCGTCTACGTGCAACCGGCCATCGTTCGGCTGCCGCGGCAAACGCCGATCATGCACGAGGAGACCTTTGCTCCGCTCATGTACATGGTCGCTTACGAGAACTTCGACGACGCAATCGAGATGCATAACGCGGTGCCACAAGGGTTGTCGTCGGCCATCTTTACCAACGACATGCGCGAGGCTCACAAGTTCATCGGCCCAGCGGGTTCCGACTGCGGGTTGGCGGGCGTGAACATCGGCACGAGCGGTGCCGAGATCGGTGGTGCCTTCGGCGGTGAGAAAGAGACCGGTGGCGGTCGCGAAAGCGGCTCCGACAGTTGGAAGCAGTACATGCGACGCACCACCTGCACGATCAACTACGGTACCGCACTGCCGCTTGCCCAAGGCATCCGCTTCGGCGACTAG
- a CDS encoding TFIIB-type zinc ribbon-containing protein: MKCPRDGAELATVQVDGIELDKCHHCDGIWFDAGELDKVRKLERSAIEQELEREYGNPEVVAGKVDGYMRCPRCADGRLNELTYTYKKRVKIDRCDQCHGVWVDDNELDAIIGEQKQLQQMNDTSAIRAFMRAASAAFG; this comes from the coding sequence ATGAAATGTCCACGTGATGGAGCCGAACTTGCCACGGTGCAGGTCGACGGAATCGAACTCGACAAGTGCCATCACTGCGACGGCATTTGGTTCGACGCTGGCGAACTCGATAAGGTCCGCAAGCTCGAACGGTCGGCCATCGAGCAAGAACTCGAACGCGAATATGGCAATCCCGAAGTCGTTGCCGGCAAAGTGGATGGCTACATGCGTTGCCCTCGCTGCGCGGACGGTCGCTTGAACGAGCTGACCTACACTTACAAGAAGCGAGTGAAGATCGACCGCTGCGATCAATGCCACGGTGTGTGGGTGGACGACAACGAACTCGACGCGATTATCGGCGAGCAAAAGCAACTACAACAAATGAACGACACCAGCGCGATTCGCGCGTTCATGCGAGCCGCGAGTGCTGCGTTCGGCTAG